In the Bacillus shivajii genome, one interval contains:
- the asd gene encoding aspartate-semialdehyde dehydrogenase: MTKQNGYNVAVVGATGAVGQKMLETLERLEFPVASLLPLSSKRSAGKKVLFKGEEVTVQEAAPEAFKGIDLALFSAGGSVSKALASEAVKHGAIVVDNTSAFRMDKDVPLVVPEVNEDDLKNHQGVISNPNCSTIQMVAALEPLRKAFGLERIIVSTYQAVSGAGVDAIDEMYLQSKQVLEGEETTKEILPTGGDKKHYQIAYNAIPQIDKFEDNGYTFEELKMMNETKKIMHDENLSVAATCVRLPVETGHSESVFIEVEKEDVTVEDIKNILNEAPGVTLQDDPANQIYPMAVDAADKDDIFVGRIRQDLDRKNGFHLWIVADNLLKGAALNSVQIAFSLKKLGLLDK; the protein is encoded by the coding sequence ATGACAAAGCAAAATGGATACAATGTTGCAGTAGTTGGTGCAACTGGAGCAGTAGGACAAAAAATGTTAGAAACTCTTGAAAGGTTGGAATTTCCTGTAGCCTCTTTGCTGCCATTATCCTCAAAACGTTCAGCAGGGAAAAAAGTATTATTTAAAGGCGAAGAAGTAACTGTGCAAGAAGCAGCCCCAGAGGCGTTTAAAGGGATAGATCTAGCACTATTTAGTGCAGGCGGGTCTGTATCAAAGGCTCTCGCATCAGAAGCAGTAAAACATGGTGCTATTGTTGTTGATAATACAAGTGCATTTAGAATGGATAAAGATGTACCACTTGTTGTACCTGAAGTGAATGAAGATGATTTGAAAAATCATCAAGGGGTAATTAGTAACCCTAACTGTTCAACGATTCAAATGGTCGCTGCTTTAGAACCATTACGCAAAGCTTTCGGTTTAGAGCGTATTATTGTTTCAACGTATCAAGCAGTTTCAGGTGCAGGTGTAGATGCTATTGATGAAATGTATTTACAGTCTAAACAAGTGCTAGAAGGTGAAGAAACGACAAAAGAAATCTTACCTACTGGTGGAGATAAAAAACATTATCAAATTGCTTACAATGCAATTCCGCAAATCGATAAATTCGAAGATAATGGGTATACATTTGAAGAATTAAAAATGATGAATGAAACGAAAAAGATTATGCATGATGAGAATTTAAGTGTTGCTGCAACTTGTGTAAGATTACCGGTTGAAACAGGACATTCGGAATCAGTGTTTATTGAAGTTGAAAAAGAAGATGTTACCGTTGAAGATATTAAGAACATCCTAAATGAAGCGCCTGGCGTTACTTTACAAGATGATCCAGCAAATCAAATTTATCCAATGGCTGTTGATGCAGCAGATAAAGATGATATTTTCGTTGGTAGAATTCGTCAGGATTTAGACCGTAAAAACGGATTCCACTTATGGATCGTTGCAGATAACCTTTTAAAAGGAGCAGCACTAAACTCTGTACAAATCGCATTTTCACTTAAAAAGCTAGGTTTACTAGACAAATAA
- the dapG gene encoding aspartate kinase, with protein sequence MKIIVQKFGGTSLKNEEMRNMAAGHVMQALKDGKKVVVVVSAMGRSGDPYATDTLIDLVGGAQNHTSKRELDLLASCGETISSVVFSHLLQEKGVKSIALTGAQAGFRTTEDYTNAKITEMKVDGLKNELLNYDVVVVTGFQGETPKGTVATLGRGGSDTSATALGAALSAEVVDIFTDVEGVMTADPRIVDKAKTLNVVTYNEICNMAYQGAKVIHPRAVEVAMQAKVPIRIRSTKSEDEGTLITSSTTNLVGRDVEERPVTGIAHVNGVTQIKVFAKDGQYDLQAKVFKAMAKANISVDFINIHPMGVVYTVNDEVSDEAISILEEMELSPEVVRNCAKVSAVGAGMTGVPGVTSRIVESLAKQNIQILQSADSHTTIWVLVKGHDMKEAVNALHEMFLDSKD encoded by the coding sequence ATGAAGATCATCGTTCAAAAGTTTGGGGGTACATCCCTGAAAAATGAAGAAATGCGTAATATGGCAGCAGGTCATGTTATGCAAGCATTAAAAGATGGGAAAAAGGTTGTAGTTGTCGTTTCAGCAATGGGAAGGTCAGGTGATCCTTACGCCACGGATACTTTAATAGACCTTGTTGGTGGGGCACAAAACCATACTTCAAAAAGAGAACTAGATCTATTAGCATCATGTGGAGAGACAATTTCATCAGTGGTTTTCTCTCATTTACTTCAAGAAAAAGGTGTGAAATCAATAGCTTTAACTGGCGCACAAGCAGGATTTCGCACAACCGAAGATTATACAAATGCTAAAATTACCGAAATGAAAGTAGATGGTTTGAAAAACGAATTATTAAACTACGATGTTGTTGTCGTAACTGGTTTTCAAGGGGAGACACCTAAAGGGACAGTTGCTACTCTAGGTAGAGGCGGCAGTGATACATCTGCAACGGCATTAGGTGCAGCTTTATCTGCAGAAGTCGTTGACATCTTTACAGATGTAGAAGGGGTCATGACGGCAGATCCTAGAATCGTAGATAAAGCAAAAACGTTAAATGTCGTCACATATAATGAAATTTGTAATATGGCTTACCAAGGTGCAAAAGTTATTCATCCACGCGCAGTGGAAGTGGCAATGCAAGCAAAGGTGCCAATCCGGATTCGATCTACTAAAAGTGAGGATGAAGGTACGCTAATTACATCAAGTACGACTAATCTAGTTGGAAGAGATGTAGAAGAACGTCCTGTGACTGGAATCGCTCATGTAAATGGTGTTACACAAATAAAAGTGTTTGCTAAAGATGGGCAATACGATTTGCAAGCAAAAGTATTTAAAGCGATGGCAAAAGCAAATATATCTGTAGATTTTATTAATATTCACCCAATGGGTGTCGTTTATACAGTAAATGATGAAGTTTCAGATGAAGCCATCAGTATTTTAGAGGAAATGGAGTTATCTCCAGAAGTAGTGAGAAATTGTGCGAAAGTTTCTGCGGTTGGAGCAGGTATGACTGGTGTACCTGGGGTAACGTCACGAATCGTTGAATCATTAGCTAAGCAAAATATCCAAATTTTGCAATCAGCAGATTCTCATACGACGATTTGGGTCCTTGTAAAAGGGCATGATATGAAAGAAGCAGTTAATGCATTACACGAAATGTTTTTAGACAGCAAAGATTAA
- a CDS encoding GntR family transcriptional regulator, with product MIKSDHRPLYLQVIDKIKEDIEKGIYEAGERLPSEFELSKQLGISRATLREALRMLEDESVIVRRHGVGTFINTRPLFSSGIEQLSSVTGMIEQANMKPGTVFLSSSIMGATEDDCRRFQDESLNDLITIERVRTADDEPVVYCLDKIPKSYLPDYVSHEQQSMFDQLEESGTTIAYALTQIEPIGYHERVSEMLNCEPETALLVLKQMHYDEQERPVLYSINYFRADKFKFHVLRKRV from the coding sequence ATGATAAAATCAGACCATCGTCCACTATATTTACAAGTAATAGATAAAATTAAAGAAGATATAGAAAAAGGGATATATGAAGCTGGTGAACGGCTCCCGTCAGAATTTGAACTATCAAAACAACTAGGAATTAGCAGGGCAACATTAAGAGAGGCACTTCGCATGCTTGAAGATGAAAGTGTGATTGTTCGTCGGCATGGGGTGGGGACATTCATAAATACACGACCTTTATTTTCTTCTGGGATCGAACAACTCTCAAGTGTAACAGGGATGATTGAACAAGCGAATATGAAACCTGGAACAGTTTTTTTATCTTCATCAATCATGGGGGCAACTGAAGATGACTGTAGAAGGTTTCAAGACGAATCCTTAAATGATTTGATTACTATTGAACGTGTAAGAACGGCTGACGATGAGCCTGTTGTTTATTGTTTAGATAAAATTCCGAAGTCGTACCTACCAGATTATGTCTCTCATGAGCAACAATCGATGTTCGATCAATTAGAAGAATCAGGAACAACGATTGCTTATGCACTAACGCAAATTGAACCAATTGGATATCATGAACGCGTATCAGAAATGTTAAATTGCGAACCTGAAACGGCTTTACTTGTTCTAAAACAAATGCATTACGATGAACAAGAACGCCCTGTTTTATATTCGATTAACTACTTTAGAGCGGATAAGTTTAAGTTCCACGTCTTAAGAAAACGTGTTTAG
- a CDS encoding YlmC/YmxH family sporulation protein, with protein sequence MRLSEIGNKEIIDYSKGERLGVLGQTDLLIDEKNGQIEAFVIPTLKWFGLGKREKEVTVYWKQIKKIGTDMIIIDV encoded by the coding sequence ATGAGACTAAGTGAAATTGGAAATAAAGAAATTATTGATTACTCTAAAGGTGAACGTCTAGGAGTACTCGGTCAAACAGACTTACTCATTGATGAAAAAAATGGGCAAATTGAAGCGTTTGTCATCCCAACATTAAAGTGGTTCGGTTTAGGTAAACGTGAGAAAGAAGTTACTGTTTATTGGAAACAAATAAAAAAGATCGGTACCGATATGATCATTATCGACGTATAA
- the yfmF gene encoding EF-P 5-aminopentanol modification-associated protein YfmF has translation MIEKQMYDFTAGPLNVHVLPSKTYKTNTILIHMRAPLEEDTVTKRALLPYVLQNGTEEYPSRQHIRRALDELYGATLNVDVSKKGESHLMTIRLDIANEKFLKDSEPLFEKAMELIASVLLRPTGDNDRFDKEIVEGEKRTLKQKLDSVYDDKMRYANKRLTEVMCEEEPFGLFVLGDKDKIDKIDEMSLYEYYEQTLLNDMIDVYVLGDVDEEETKSMITKHFQFPEGSERPSAKHTKVTHKTINDANEVIEEQDIQQGKLHIGYRTGTTFGDDDYFALQLFNGIFGGFSHSKLFVNVREKASLAYYAASRVESHKGLLIVMSGIESNKFDAATEIIHKQMDDMKNGEFSDEDLEQTKAVFKNQLLETMDVPRGLIELSYHNELTDHKKPLNEWMDQINKVSKEDVVGVAEKIQLDTVYFLKGKGGNTNE, from the coding sequence ATGATCGAAAAACAAATGTACGACTTTACAGCAGGGCCCTTGAATGTTCATGTTTTGCCATCTAAGACATATAAAACAAATACAATTCTTATTCATATGAGAGCCCCACTAGAAGAAGACACCGTGACCAAAAGAGCGTTGCTTCCTTACGTTTTACAAAATGGAACGGAAGAATACCCTTCAAGACAACATATTCGTAGAGCGTTAGATGAATTATACGGAGCAACACTTAACGTGGATGTTAGCAAAAAAGGTGAGTCTCACCTAATGACTATTCGCTTAGATATTGCAAATGAGAAGTTTTTGAAAGATAGTGAGCCTTTATTCGAAAAAGCGATGGAACTCATCGCTTCAGTTCTGCTACGTCCAACTGGAGATAACGATCGTTTTGATAAAGAAATCGTTGAAGGTGAGAAGAGAACACTAAAGCAAAAGCTTGACTCTGTTTATGATGATAAAATGCGTTATGCAAATAAACGATTAACAGAAGTAATGTGTGAAGAAGAACCTTTTGGTTTGTTCGTTCTTGGAGATAAAGACAAAATCGATAAAATAGATGAAATGTCTTTATATGAATATTATGAACAGACCTTACTAAACGATATGATTGATGTGTATGTTTTAGGTGATGTTGATGAAGAAGAAACGAAATCAATGATCACGAAACATTTTCAATTCCCTGAAGGAAGTGAGCGACCTTCAGCTAAACATACGAAAGTAACGCATAAAACAATTAATGATGCTAACGAAGTGATCGAAGAACAGGACATTCAGCAAGGGAAGCTGCACATTGGGTACCGTACAGGAACAACATTTGGCGATGATGATTATTTTGCTTTGCAACTTTTTAATGGAATATTTGGTGGTTTCTCGCACTCCAAGCTGTTCGTTAACGTGCGTGAAAAAGCGAGTTTAGCATATTATGCAGCTTCTAGAGTAGAAAGCCATAAAGGCTTATTAATCGTCATGTCAGGTATTGAATCGAATAAATTTGATGCTGCAACAGAGATTATTCATAAACAAATGGATGATATGAAAAATGGAGAATTCTCTGATGAGGACCTAGAACAAACGAAAGCTGTCTTTAAAAATCAGCTTCTTGAAACGATGGATGTCCCAAGGGGATTAATTGAACTTTCATACCATAACGAACTAACAGATCATAAAAAGCCACTAAACGAATGGATGGATCAAATTAATAAAGTGAGTAAAGAGGATGTTGTTGGCGTCGCTGAAAAGATTCAGCTAGATACCGTTTACTTCTTAAAAGGGAAAGGAGGTAACACAAATGAATAA
- the dpaA gene encoding dipicolinic acid synthetase subunit A: MLTGMHVVIIGGDARQLEVIRKLSEQDAKVSLIGFEQLDDGFAGANKHTFQTIDPKTVDAVILPVSGANQEGEVESIFSGEKLTIDEKWLKETPNETVIYSGISTQYLKKLTQQTNKTLIEVFDRDDVAIYNSIPTAEGTVMMVIQHTDITIHDSKVLVTGLGRVGTTVARTFQSLGASVSVAANESDLRARAFEMGFKAFDLSQLEKKVIDTDVVINTIPAKVVTGEVLSKMPPHTLVIDLASKPGGTDFRYAEKRGIKALLAPGLPGIVAPKTAGKIIANVLSTLLFDQWEVLKGGN, translated from the coding sequence TTGTTGACAGGGATGCATGTCGTCATTATTGGTGGGGATGCCAGACAGCTAGAAGTCATTCGTAAATTATCAGAACAAGATGCAAAGGTTTCATTAATAGGTTTTGAACAATTAGATGATGGATTTGCTGGTGCAAACAAACACACTTTTCAAACCATTGATCCGAAAACAGTAGATGCAGTCATATTACCAGTAAGCGGAGCCAATCAAGAAGGTGAAGTTGAGTCCATCTTTAGTGGAGAAAAATTAACCATTGATGAAAAGTGGCTAAAAGAAACACCGAATGAAACAGTCATTTATTCTGGTATTTCAACTCAGTATTTAAAAAAGCTAACACAACAAACAAATAAAACGTTAATCGAAGTTTTTGACAGAGATGATGTTGCAATTTACAACTCGATCCCAACAGCTGAAGGGACGGTTATGATGGTGATCCAGCATACGGATATTACCATTCATGATTCTAAAGTACTTGTTACAGGGTTAGGTCGAGTTGGAACGACTGTTGCACGTACGTTTCAAAGTCTAGGTGCTTCAGTATCAGTTGCAGCTAATGAATCTGATTTAAGAGCTAGAGCTTTTGAAATGGGTTTTAAAGCATTTGACCTTTCGCAATTAGAAAAAAAGGTTATAGATACTGATGTTGTCATAAATACAATACCTGCAAAAGTAGTCACAGGTGAAGTTTTATCAAAAATGCCACCTCATACATTAGTCATAGATCTTGCTTCAAAGCCTGGAGGAACGGATTTTAGATATGCAGAAAAGCGTGGGATTAAAGCGTTGTTAGCTCCAGGTTTGCCTGGAATCGTTGCACCGAAAACGGCAGGGAAAATCATTGCTAATGTATTATCAACCCTTTTATTTGATCAATGGGAAGTGCTAAAAGGAGGAAATTAG
- a CDS encoding ClpP family protease, whose protein sequence is MNETPNTQQPQQPQQPNQDEKKTEGGKDGGIIDKIQQLGQTNVPQMEQSNIHVLTIVGQIEGHMQLPPQNKTTKYEHMIPQLVAAEQNQKIEGLLIILNTVGGDVEAGLALSEMISSISKPTVTLVLGGGHSIGVPIAVASDYSFIAETATMTIHPVRLTGLVIGVPQTFEYLDKMQDRVISFVTRHSNVTEEDFKELMLSKGNLTRDIGTNVIGADAVSHGIINEVGGIGQAMKKLNELIEQHKQMGSKDVVQ, encoded by the coding sequence ATGAACGAAACACCGAATACACAACAACCTCAGCAACCTCAACAACCGAATCAAGATGAGAAGAAAACCGAAGGTGGTAAAGATGGAGGGATTATTGATAAGATCCAACAGCTAGGTCAGACAAATGTCCCCCAAATGGAACAGTCGAATATTCATGTTCTTACCATTGTTGGTCAAATAGAAGGGCATATGCAACTTCCTCCACAAAATAAAACAACAAAATATGAACATATGATTCCACAGCTTGTTGCAGCAGAACAAAACCAGAAAATTGAAGGACTATTAATTATTTTGAATACAGTTGGTGGTGATGTAGAAGCAGGACTAGCATTATCAGAAATGATCTCATCAATTTCGAAACCGACTGTAACGTTAGTTTTAGGTGGAGGTCATTCAATCGGTGTACCAATTGCAGTTGCATCTGACTATAGTTTTATAGCAGAAACAGCAACAATGACCATTCACCCTGTACGTTTAACAGGACTAGTGATTGGAGTACCACAAACTTTTGAGTACTTAGATAAAATGCAAGATCGTGTTATTAGCTTTGTAACAAGACACTCTAATGTAACAGAAGAAGACTTTAAAGAATTAATGCTATCAAAAGGGAATTTAACAAGAGATATTGGTACAAATGTCATTGGAGCAGATGCTGTTTCGCATGGAATTATTAATGAAGTCGGTGGTATCGGTCAAGCGATGAAGAAGTTAAATGAACTGATCGAACAACACAAACAGATGGGTAGTAAGGATGTTGTTCAATGA
- a CDS encoding YlzJ-like family protein: MILYTYQPAESVFPVEEAAYNKQEMVSIPGGQLLVERQEDQTYRIVRLFSTDPNLYLNSQYEPGKMYQKNN, from the coding sequence ATGATTTTATATACGTATCAGCCTGCAGAGTCAGTCTTTCCTGTTGAAGAAGCCGCTTATAATAAACAAGAAATGGTTAGTATCCCAGGTGGCCAATTACTGGTAGAAAGACAAGAAGATCAAACGTACCGCATCGTTCGACTCTTTTCAACTGACCCAAACTTATACTTAAATTCACAATATGAACCTGGTAAGATGTATCAAAAAAACAATTAA
- the dapA gene encoding 4-hydroxy-tetrahydrodipicolinate synthase: MNFGQVITAMVTPFDSKGNVDFQKTTKLIDYLIDHGSDAIVVGGTTGESPTLSSEEKLALYEHSVKAVNGRVPVIAGTGSNNTYASVEFTRKAEKTGIDGIMLVTPYYNKPSQEGLYAHFKTIAEKTSLPVMLYNVPGRSVVNMLPETVIRLSKINNIVSIKEASGDLEQMTTIIASTPSDFTLYSGDDGLSLPCVSVGGAGIVSVASHVIGNDMKKMVQSYKDGNVEEAAKIHQRILPIMKGMFIAPNPVAVKTALQMKGLDVGGVRLPLLPLSSEERHTLAELLGLSKSE; this comes from the coding sequence ATGAATTTCGGCCAAGTAATTACGGCAATGGTCACCCCCTTTGATTCAAAGGGGAATGTTGACTTTCAAAAAACGACGAAATTGATCGATTATTTAATTGATCATGGGTCTGATGCTATTGTCGTTGGAGGCACTACAGGGGAGTCTCCTACATTGTCATCTGAAGAAAAACTCGCATTGTATGAACATTCAGTTAAAGCGGTAAATGGTAGAGTTCCAGTAATAGCAGGAACTGGATCGAATAATACGTATGCATCTGTTGAATTTACAAGAAAAGCGGAGAAAACAGGCATAGATGGTATTATGCTTGTTACTCCTTATTATAATAAGCCATCTCAAGAGGGTCTCTATGCTCATTTTAAAACAATAGCGGAAAAAACATCCCTCCCGGTCATGCTATATAATGTGCCTGGAAGGTCTGTTGTAAATATGTTACCTGAAACAGTCATTCGTTTATCAAAAATTAATAATATCGTTTCAATTAAAGAAGCGAGTGGTGATCTAGAGCAAATGACAACCATTATTGCAAGTACTCCTAGTGACTTTACTTTATATTCAGGGGATGATGGTCTAAGCTTACCTTGTGTGTCAGTAGGAGGAGCAGGGATTGTTTCAGTTGCTAGCCACGTTATTGGCAATGACATGAAAAAGATGGTCCAATCTTATAAAGATGGAAATGTTGAAGAAGCTGCAAAGATTCACCAGCGTATTTTACCGATCATGAAAGGTATGTTTATAGCACCAAACCCTGTAGCTGTAAAAACTGCCTTGCAAATGAAAGGCTTGGATGTTGGCGGTGTCCGTTTACCATTGTTACCATTATCTTCTGAAGAGCGTCATACATTAGCGGAATTACTTGGCTTAAGTAAGAGTGAATAA
- a CDS encoding FtsK/SpoIIIE family DNA translocase yields the protein MAKKKRKKNQKWKKQLTYELSGLFLIIVSLITFARLGIVGEGLVQLFRFFLGSWHIVLAIGLFFFAGYLMIKRKIPYIWTRKLVGLYLLIFSLTLLSHVSLFRELSNHTEFIDRSVIRNTWHLFWLQLQDQAVVDEIGGGMVGAVGFAATHFLFSSGGTIVFAIGLIITSIMLMTGKSIVDAMNKSGGNLFTFILKHWQNLKTSLLESVKQLRGRLQERKEKHAKEIKQNVLEENDVINTPEEEPIIYDFSTKAYDSTESENTLEATEHPETVTETKTVDQFENVEVKQEANKTEEVTTSLVVRAEANEDYELPTVDLLANPAKVNQSREHSMLSKNARKLERTLESFGVNAKVTKVHLGPSVTKYEVYPSAGVKVSKIVNLTDDLALALAAKDIRMEAPIPGKSAIGIEVPNQEVSLVTLREVLDSQIMQDTDNKLAIALGRDISGEAVISELNKMPHMLVAGATGSGKSVCINGIVISILMRSKPHEVKLMMIDPKMVELNVYNGIPHLLSPVVTDPKKASQALKKVVNEMERRYELFAYSGTRNIEGYNQYVKRQNESRDEENKQQLLPYIVVIVDELADLMMVASSDVEDSITRLAQMARAAGIHLIIATQRPSVDVITGVIKANIPSRIAFGVSSSTDSRTILDGNGAEKLLGRGDMLFLPVGANKATRIQGAFLSDDEVERVVMHCIEQQKAQYAEEMIPEEGEEVVTSEVDDELYDDAVQLIAEMQTASVSMLQRRFRIGYTRAARLIDEMEARGIVGPYEGSKPREVLISKAEDKEASNE from the coding sequence ATGGCAAAGAAAAAACGAAAAAAGAACCAAAAATGGAAAAAACAATTAACGTATGAGTTGTCAGGTTTATTTCTAATTATCGTTTCTCTTATAACTTTTGCGAGATTAGGGATTGTTGGGGAAGGTCTCGTTCAATTGTTTCGTTTCTTTCTAGGAAGCTGGCACATTGTATTGGCAATAGGACTTTTCTTTTTCGCTGGCTATTTAATGATCAAAAGAAAAATCCCTTACATATGGACAAGAAAGTTGGTCGGTCTTTATTTACTTATTTTCTCATTAACATTGTTAAGTCACGTAAGCTTATTTCGTGAACTTAGTAACCATACAGAGTTTATTGACCGCTCTGTGATTCGTAATACGTGGCACCTTTTTTGGCTACAGCTCCAAGATCAAGCTGTTGTGGATGAAATAGGTGGCGGTATGGTTGGAGCAGTTGGCTTTGCAGCGACACACTTTTTATTCTCTTCTGGAGGAACGATCGTTTTTGCAATAGGTTTAATTATCACTTCCATCATGTTAATGACAGGAAAATCAATTGTTGATGCAATGAATAAAAGTGGTGGGAATTTATTCACATTTATACTTAAACATTGGCAGAATTTGAAAACATCACTTCTTGAATCTGTAAAACAATTGAGAGGTCGCCTTCAAGAACGAAAAGAAAAGCATGCAAAAGAAATCAAACAAAATGTTTTAGAGGAAAATGATGTCATTAATACCCCAGAAGAGGAACCCATTATTTATGACTTTTCCACAAAGGCCTATGATAGTACTGAAAGTGAGAATACGTTGGAAGCAACCGAACATCCTGAAACCGTAACTGAAACAAAGACAGTTGATCAGTTTGAAAATGTAGAGGTTAAACAAGAAGCGAATAAAACTGAAGAAGTTACGACATCATTAGTTGTTCGAGCTGAAGCAAATGAGGATTATGAATTACCTACAGTTGATTTGTTAGCAAATCCGGCAAAAGTAAACCAGTCAAGAGAGCATTCAATGCTATCGAAAAATGCACGCAAACTTGAACGAACGTTAGAAAGCTTTGGAGTAAATGCAAAAGTAACGAAGGTTCATCTTGGCCCTTCTGTCACAAAATATGAAGTATATCCAAGTGCAGGAGTGAAAGTAAGTAAGATTGTTAATTTAACAGATGATTTAGCATTGGCACTCGCTGCAAAAGATATTCGTATGGAAGCTCCGATTCCAGGTAAATCTGCAATTGGGATTGAAGTACCAAACCAAGAAGTTTCCTTAGTAACATTACGTGAAGTGTTAGATTCTCAAATTATGCAGGATACGGACAACAAGCTTGCAATTGCATTAGGTAGAGATATATCTGGTGAAGCTGTTATTTCTGAACTAAATAAAATGCCACATATGCTAGTTGCTGGTGCAACAGGAAGCGGTAAAAGTGTTTGTATTAATGGAATTGTCATTAGTATTTTGATGCGAAGTAAGCCACATGAAGTTAAGTTAATGATGATTGATCCGAAAATGGTTGAATTGAACGTTTATAACGGGATTCCACATTTGTTATCTCCTGTGGTTACGGACCCGAAAAAAGCATCACAAGCTTTGAAAAAAGTTGTTAATGAAATGGAAAGACGCTATGAACTGTTTGCATACTCAGGAACTCGAAATATCGAAGGGTATAATCAGTATGTTAAAAGGCAAAACGAAAGTAGGGATGAAGAAAATAAGCAGCAGCTTCTTCCTTACATTGTCGTTATTGTGGACGAGCTTGCAGACTTAATGATGGTTGCTTCATCTGATGTAGAAGATTCGATCACCCGTTTAGCGCAAATGGCAAGAGCTGCAGGGATTCACCTAATTATTGCTACTCAGCGTCCATCGGTTGATGTCATTACGGGTGTCATTAAGGCTAATATACCTTCTCGAATTGCATTTGGTGTTTCTAGTTCCACCGATTCTAGAACAATCTTAGATGGTAATGGAGCAGAAAAACTGTTAGGTCGAGGAGATATGCTATTTTTACCGGTAGGAGCTAATAAAGCGACAAGAATTCAAGGAGCCTTTTTATCAGATGATGAAGTAGAACGTGTTGTTATGCACTGTATTGAACAGCAAAAAGCACAATATGCAGAAGAGATGATCCCAGAAGAAGGGGAAGAAGTTGTTACTTCAGAAGTAGATGATGAATTGTATGATGATGCTGTACAACTCATTGCTGAAATGCAAACAGCTTCCGTTTCTATGTTGCAAAGAAGATTTCGTATAGGATATACAAGAGCTGCAAGATTAATAGATGAAATGGAAGCGCGAGGCATTGTTGGTCCATATGAAGGAAGCAAACCTCGTGAAGTACTGATTTCGAAGGCTGAAGATAAAGAAGCATCCAATGAATAA
- a CDS encoding dipicolinate synthase subunit B, with protein sequence MSLKGKHIGFGLTGSHCTYDEVIPEMEKLVKAGAKVTPFVSYTVQSTDTKFGKSEDWIEKIKSVTDEPIVDSIVKAEPFGPKTPLDCMVIAPLTGNSTSKFANALTDSPVLMGAKATLRTGRPVVLAVSTNDALGLNGVNVMKLMATKNIYFVPFGQDHPFKKPNSLVADMTKLKDSVEYAIEGKQFQPVLIERYKD encoded by the coding sequence ATGTCTTTAAAAGGTAAGCACATTGGTTTTGGATTAACTGGTTCACATTGCACATATGATGAAGTGATACCTGAAATGGAGAAGCTTGTAAAAGCAGGAGCAAAAGTAACGCCATTTGTTAGTTATACCGTACAATCGACAGATACGAAGTTCGGGAAAAGTGAAGATTGGATTGAAAAGATTAAAAGTGTGACAGATGAGCCAATCGTTGACTCAATTGTCAAAGCAGAGCCATTTGGTCCGAAGACTCCATTAGACTGTATGGTCATTGCTCCTTTAACAGGTAACTCTACGAGTAAGTTTGCGAATGCATTGACAGATTCCCCTGTACTAATGGGAGCAAAAGCAACCTTACGAACAGGAAGACCTGTCGTCTTAGCCGTTTCTACAAATGATGCTCTAGGATTAAATGGTGTCAATGTTATGAAATTAATGGCAACGAAAAATATATATTTCGTCCCATTCGGTCAAGATCATCCGTTTAAAAAGCCGAACTCATTAGTAGCAGATATGACAAAATTAAAAGATTCGGTTGAATATGCAATAGAAGGGAAGCAATTTCAACCAGTTCTCATTGAAAGGTACAAAGATTAG